In Vibrio japonicus, one DNA window encodes the following:
- a CDS encoding SPOR domain-containing protein — MSMDRDSHVLELDSQLELLERLQLLTNFGSNLVTVSGGKGAGKTWLVQRYLEVWATDKNQALLMNFSALDEAQRRFTILSQLVSEPLFNPADSLAESFSHLMGGESCDIVIAIDDAHLLSESFVSELWMLVLEAQHSQLWTVNVLLFAESGANERLDAVLARLSYGQEQKPISLDIEPLSEQEADRFFERLVIRYVDDDLEKRVRHAYRTVGRRPGDIMALGDYKVEKQIIIRSIVGSPVNIALVVLILLLIIGGGYAWLILQPSPDDKANRITQSTEQTVIPTLPQTESQTATFEAEDDSASLPPSVTDEVTSVGDSANQQQRVVINSEVVDALLEGREDEVDTSAINQVVEASAQEQAPDSEASDVQAKETQPEEAMPESKEAKPEVTQAEEIETSNELNPEIEVSFTEEALKNFSPSSYTLQLAAVTSVDDVRDFLQAHSLTEKVYIYPTIRNDVEWFIVTFDNFTTIQGARDAVGTLSKELQSLEPWAKSLRQVQSELERGK; from the coding sequence ATGAGCATGGATCGTGATTCACATGTGTTGGAGTTGGATTCTCAGTTAGAACTGTTGGAACGTTTGCAGCTTCTGACTAATTTTGGTTCCAATTTAGTGACGGTGTCAGGCGGTAAAGGCGCGGGCAAAACGTGGCTTGTTCAGCGCTATCTTGAAGTTTGGGCTACGGATAAAAACCAAGCTCTGTTAATGAACTTCTCTGCGCTGGATGAGGCTCAGCGTCGTTTCACGATACTCTCACAACTCGTTTCAGAACCCCTTTTTAACCCTGCCGATAGTTTAGCTGAATCCTTTTCCCACTTAATGGGGGGGGAGAGCTGCGACATCGTTATTGCGATAGATGACGCGCACCTGCTCTCTGAGTCTTTTGTTTCAGAGCTTTGGATGTTGGTGTTAGAAGCACAGCATTCCCAGTTGTGGACGGTTAATGTTTTACTGTTTGCCGAGTCTGGCGCTAATGAAAGGCTGGACGCGGTGTTAGCTCGTTTGAGTTACGGACAAGAGCAGAAGCCAATCAGTCTTGACATAGAGCCACTGAGTGAGCAGGAAGCGGATCGTTTCTTTGAGCGCTTAGTGATCCGATATGTCGATGATGATCTAGAAAAGCGAGTTCGCCATGCTTATCGGACGGTTGGACGTCGTCCGGGAGACATTATGGCCTTGGGGGATTACAAAGTGGAAAAACAAATTATTATCCGATCGATCGTCGGGTCTCCTGTCAACATAGCTTTGGTTGTCCTGATCCTGTTGCTCATCATTGGTGGTGGTTATGCATGGTTAATACTGCAGCCCTCTCCAGACGATAAAGCCAACAGAATCACACAATCCACTGAGCAGACAGTGATTCCAACTTTGCCGCAAACAGAAAGCCAGACGGCAACGTTTGAAGCGGAAGATGACTCAGCATCGCTGCCACCTTCGGTCACTGATGAAGTCACCAGCGTTGGCGACTCCGCTAACCAACAACAGCGTGTGGTGATCAACTCAGAAGTGGTGGATGCGCTTCTAGAGGGAAGAGAAGACGAGGTGGATACCAGTGCGATAAACCAGGTTGTTGAGGCGTCGGCTCAAGAGCAAGCTCCAGATTCAGAAGCTTCCGATGTTCAAGCTAAAGAAACTCAACCCGAAGAAGCCATGCCTGAGTCTAAAGAAGCGAAACCTGAAGTCACGCAAGCCGAAGAGATTGAGACTTCAAATGAGCTAAATCCAGAAATCGAGGTTTCATTTACTGAGGAAGCGTTAAAGAACTTTTCGCCAAGCAGTTACACGCTGCAATTGGCGGCGGTCACGAGTGTGGACGATGTGAGAGATTTTCTCCAAGCCCATAGCCTTACCGAGAAAGTCTATATTTATCCGACAATTCGAAATGATGTTGAATGGTTCATTGTGACCTTTGATAATTTTACGACGATTCAAGGGGCTCGAGATGCCGTGGGAACACTTTCTAAAGAGTTACAAAGTCTTGAGCCTTGGGCTAAATCCTTACGCCAGGTACAGAGTGAACTTGAGCGCGGAAAATAG
- a CDS encoding Dam family site-specific DNA-(adenine-N6)-methyltransferase — translation MKKQRAFLKWAGGKYGLVEDIQRYLPQGRKLVEPFVGAGSVFLNTDYDQYLLADINPDLINLYNLLKENPEEYISEAKRWFTPENNRKEAYLHFRAEFNATDDVMFRSLAFLYMNRFGFNGLCRYNKKGGFNVPFGSYKKPYFPEAELEFFAEKAKKATFVCEGYPETFSRARKGSVVYCDPPYAPLSTTANFTSYAGNGFTLDDQAALADIAEKAATERGIPVLISNHDTTLTRRLYHGADLNVVKVKRTISRNGAGRNKVDELLALFKPANNG, via the coding sequence ATGAAGAAGCAGCGAGCCTTCCTTAAATGGGCGGGGGGGAAATACGGACTTGTCGAAGATATCCAGCGTTATTTGCCGCAAGGGCGCAAGCTGGTAGAACCGTTCGTAGGTGCTGGTTCGGTATTTCTCAACACGGATTACGATCAGTACTTATTGGCTGATATTAATCCTGATCTCATCAATCTCTATAATCTCCTTAAAGAGAACCCAGAAGAGTACATCTCAGAGGCCAAACGCTGGTTTACCCCTGAGAACAACCGAAAAGAAGCCTATTTGCATTTCCGAGCTGAATTTAATGCGACCGATGACGTCATGTTTCGTTCATTAGCGTTTTTGTACATGAACCGATTTGGTTTCAATGGTCTATGTCGCTATAACAAGAAAGGTGGCTTTAACGTACCATTCGGCTCTTATAAAAAACCGTATTTCCCAGAAGCTGAACTAGAATTTTTTGCAGAAAAAGCCAAGAAAGCTACTTTTGTCTGTGAAGGATACCCAGAGACGTTTTCACGTGCGCGTAAAGGCAGCGTTGTTTATTGCGATCCTCCTTATGCACCACTGTCTACGACCGCTAATTTTACTTCTTATGCTGGAAACGGGTTTACGCTTGATGACCAAGCCGCACTGGCAGACATTGCAGAAAAAGCGGCAACAGAGCGCGGTATTCCAGTTCTCATATCTAACCACGATACGACCTTAACGCGTCGCCTGTACCACGGTGCAGACTTAAATGTCGTGAAGGTAAAACGCACGATCAGTCGCAATGGTGCGGGGCGTAATAAGGTTGATGAACTGTTAGCTTTGTTTAAGCCTGCAAACAACGGATAG
- the rpe gene encoding ribulose-phosphate 3-epimerase, with the protein MKDFLIAPSILSADFARLGEDVEKVLAAGADVVHFDVMDNHYVPNLTFGAPICKALRDYGITAPIDVHLMVKPVDNIVPDFAKAGASMITFHIEASEHVDRTLQLIKEHGCKAGVVLNPATPLSHLEYIMDKVDMILLMSVNPGFGGQSFIPNTLDKLRAVRKMIDESGRDIRLEIDGGVKVDNIREIAEAGADMFVAGSAIFNQPDYKAVIDQMRAQLAEVN; encoded by the coding sequence ATGAAAGATTTCCTTATCGCTCCATCCATTCTGTCTGCAGACTTTGCTCGCCTTGGTGAAGACGTGGAAAAGGTGCTCGCAGCAGGCGCGGATGTGGTTCACTTCGATGTTATGGATAACCATTACGTACCGAACCTCACTTTTGGTGCACCTATCTGTAAAGCGCTGCGTGACTACGGTATCACTGCACCGATTGATGTGCACCTAATGGTAAAACCTGTCGACAACATTGTTCCTGACTTCGCTAAGGCTGGGGCTTCAATGATTACGTTCCATATTGAAGCGTCTGAGCACGTTGACCGCACTTTGCAGCTAATAAAAGAACACGGTTGTAAAGCGGGTGTTGTGCTTAACCCAGCGACGCCGCTCAGCCACCTTGAATACATTATGGACAAAGTAGACATGATTCTACTAATGTCAGTAAACCCAGGCTTTGGCGGGCAGTCTTTTATTCCAAATACATTGGACAAGTTACGCGCTGTACGTAAGATGATTGATGAATCTGGTCGCGACATCCGTTTGGAGATTGATGGTGGCGTTAAGGTAGACAACATCAGAGAGATCGCGGAAGCGGGTGCAGATATGTTTGTTGCAGGCTCTGCCATCTTCAATCAGCCAGATTACAAAGCGGTCATTGACCAAATGCGTGCGCAACTAGCTGAGGTAAATTAA
- a CDS encoding phosphoglycolate phosphatase, giving the protein MISNNIKLIAFDLDGTLLDSVPDLAIAADQAVQALGYPSVSEAKVRDYVGNGADVLIGRSLSQSMTVSEDLDGDLLVKARELFDDFYDKSGHKLSHLYPAVKETLEELHKAGFTLALVTNKPSKFVPEILEKHGISQFFVDVLGGDAFPEKKPNPVALNWLMEKHNCQPQEMLMVGDSKNDILAAKNAGCYSFGLTYGYNHGEPIAASQPEFVADTIADLIDVVAVSA; this is encoded by the coding sequence TTGATTTCTAATAACATTAAACTGATTGCATTCGACCTCGACGGCACGCTTCTAGACAGTGTGCCTGATTTAGCTATCGCTGCTGACCAAGCCGTACAGGCGCTGGGTTATCCTAGTGTCTCTGAGGCGAAAGTACGTGATTACGTAGGTAATGGTGCTGACGTGTTAATTGGTCGCTCATTGAGTCAGAGCATGACAGTCAGCGAAGATCTTGATGGTGATTTGCTGGTTAAGGCTCGAGAGCTGTTTGATGACTTCTACGATAAAAGTGGTCACAAGCTTAGCCATTTATACCCAGCGGTGAAAGAAACACTGGAAGAGTTACACAAAGCGGGTTTTACACTGGCGCTAGTGACGAACAAACCTTCAAAGTTTGTGCCTGAAATTCTAGAAAAACACGGCATTAGTCAGTTCTTTGTCGATGTATTGGGCGGCGATGCGTTTCCTGAGAAGAAGCCGAATCCAGTCGCACTGAATTGGTTGATGGAAAAGCATAATTGTCAGCCACAAGAGATGCTGATGGTGGGTGACTCAAAAAATGATATCTTAGCGGCAAAAAATGCGGGATGTTATTCGTTTGGTTTAACTTATGGTTACAACCATGGCGAACCGATTGCCGCGTCTCAACCTGAGTTTGTCGCCGACACCATCGCAGATTTGATCGATGTAGTGGCAGTTTCCGCTTAG
- the trpS gene encoding tryptophan--tRNA ligase, protein MSKPIVLSGVQPSGELSIGNYLGALRQWHQMQDDYDCQYCVVDLHAITVRQDPKALHEATLDALAICLAVGVDPQKSTLFVQSHVPEHAQLGWLLNCYTQMGELSRMTQFKDKSARYANDVNAGLFGYPVLMAADILLYQANQVPVGNDQKQHLELARDIATRFNNIYSPENPIFTIPEPYIPTVNARVMSLQDATKKMSKSDDNRKNVITLLEDPKSIIKKINKAQTDTETPPSIRHDIENKAGIANLMGLYSAASGMSFEEIEAKYKGVEMYGPFKKDVGEAVVAMLEPIQSEFHRIREDRAYMNEVMKQGAEKASARAAITLEKVYKAVGFVGRP, encoded by the coding sequence ATGAGCAAACCCATTGTATTGAGTGGTGTTCAACCGTCAGGTGAACTAAGTATCGGTAACTACTTGGGTGCTCTACGTCAATGGCATCAGATGCAAGATGATTACGATTGCCAGTACTGTGTTGTGGATCTTCATGCGATTACGGTTCGTCAGGACCCTAAAGCACTCCATGAAGCAACACTGGATGCACTTGCTATTTGTCTTGCCGTTGGTGTTGATCCGCAAAAGAGCACGCTATTTGTTCAGTCACACGTACCAGAGCATGCTCAACTTGGTTGGCTTCTTAACTGTTATACCCAAATGGGTGAACTGAGCCGCATGACTCAGTTTAAAGACAAATCAGCGCGTTACGCGAATGACGTCAATGCGGGTCTGTTTGGTTACCCAGTGCTAATGGCGGCTGATATTCTGTTGTACCAAGCAAACCAAGTGCCAGTTGGTAATGACCAGAAGCAACACTTAGAGCTTGCACGCGATATCGCGACTCGCTTTAACAACATCTACTCGCCAGAAAATCCGATCTTTACGATTCCAGAACCTTACATCCCAACGGTGAATGCTCGCGTAATGAGCCTTCAGGATGCAACGAAGAAGATGTCGAAATCAGATGATAACCGTAAGAACGTGATTACTCTGTTGGAAGACCCGAAATCGATCATCAAGAAGATCAACAAAGCTCAGACGGATACGGAAACACCACCGAGTATCCGTCATGATATCGAGAACAAAGCGGGTATTGCGAACCTAATGGGTTTGTACTCTGCTGCATCAGGAATGAGTTTTGAAGAGATTGAGGCGAAGTACAAGGGCGTTGAAATGTACGGCCCGTTCAAGAAAGATGTGGGTGAAGCGGTTGTGGCGATGCTTGAGCCAATTCAATCTGAATTCCACCGTATCCGTGAAGATCGCGCTTACATGAATGAAGTCATGAAGCAAGGTGCAGAGAAGGCGTCTGCTCGCGCAGCGATTACGCTTGAGAAAGTGTATAAAGCGGTGGGTTTTGTGGGGCGTCCATAA
- the trmL gene encoding tRNA (uridine(34)/cytosine(34)/5-carboxymethylaminomethyluridine(34)-2'-O)-methyltransferase TrmL, whose product MFDIALYEPEIAPNTGNIIRLCANCGANLHLIEPLGFDLEEKKVRRAGLDYHDLARVTRHKDYQAFIEYLESERKDGYRIFACTTKTTGHHVDANFQKGDVLLFGPESRGLPADLIESMPMEQRIRIPMMPDARSLNLSNAVAIIAFEAWRQMGFEGAQ is encoded by the coding sequence ATGTTCGATATCGCCCTATACGAGCCAGAAATCGCACCCAACACCGGTAACATTATCCGCCTGTGTGCAAACTGTGGCGCCAACCTACATTTGATTGAGCCGTTAGGGTTTGATTTAGAAGAGAAGAAAGTCCGCCGCGCAGGTTTGGACTACCATGATCTTGCTCGCGTAACCCGTCACAAAGACTACCAAGCATTCATTGAGTATTTAGAAAGCGAGCGTAAGGACGGTTACCGAATTTTCGCGTGCACCACGAAAACCACAGGTCATCATGTGGATGCCAATTTCCAGAAAGGCGATGTATTGTTGTTTGGCCCTGAAAGCCGTGGATTACCTGCTGACTTGATTGAAAGCATGCCTATGGAGCAGCGTATCCGTATTCCAATGATGCCAGATGCTCGTAGCCTCAACCTTTCCAATGCGGTCGCTATCATCGCATTTGAAGCTTGGCGTCAGATGGGCTTCGAAGGCGCTCAATAA
- a CDS encoding superoxide dismutase, whose translation MSHTFPDLPYAFDALEPYIDAKTMEVHYSKHHRTYYDKFITAIKGTELENASLSEIFDQISKHSPAVRNNGGGYYNHILYWNCMSQYGGGAPDGDLADAITDTFGSMDKFKQMFSDAAVNTFGSGFVWLIVKDGELAITSTSNQDNPLMDIAEVKGEPILALDVWEHAYYISYQNRRPEYIDAWWNVVNWEAVSENYAVALAQNA comes from the coding sequence ATGTCTCATACATTCCCAGACCTACCTTACGCTTTTGATGCACTTGAACCTTATATTGATGCGAAAACCATGGAAGTGCACTACAGCAAGCATCATCGTACCTACTACGATAAATTCATTACCGCGATTAAAGGCACAGAGCTTGAGAACGCGTCTCTCAGTGAGATTTTTGATCAGATTTCTAAGCATTCTCCTGCGGTAAGAAATAACGGCGGGGGCTACTACAATCACATTCTCTATTGGAACTGCATGTCGCAATACGGTGGTGGCGCACCCGATGGAGACTTAGCCGATGCTATCACTGACACTTTCGGTAGCATGGATAAATTTAAGCAGATGTTTTCCGATGCCGCAGTTAACACATTTGGTTCGGGGTTCGTATGGTTAATCGTAAAAGATGGAGAGCTCGCAATTACGTCCACCAGCAACCAAGATAACCCTCTCATGGATATCGCTGAAGTTAAAGGTGAACCGATTCTCGCACTCGATGTCTGGGAACATGCTTACTATATCAGCTACCAAAATCGTCGCCCCGAATACATTGATGCTTGGTGGAATGTGGTGAATTGGGAGGCCGTTAGTGAAAACTACGCCGTCGCCTTAGCACAAAATGCATAG
- the cpxA gene encoding envelope stress sensor histidine kinase CpxA, with protein sequence MRLPKFSSLYGRIFAIFWFTMFLVLLAVLALPHLDPRKAHDIPSEHFQRMLEVKHDIEQRYKNTSDLGRIIFELEGGNRSPRDGRPRYFLTDLEGSILTTRSPKDFKLKALQNFITTIESPEHPKQKLYGHYLVAGPLPITLANQNLLVYVGFKWNEPPPFLLRMFDRPFQLLLAVMVVSTPLLLWLAWALSQPARKLERAAQRVANGEFVVDPELEKGTSEFRQAGASFNQMVEAINQMVSGQQRLLSDISHELRSPLTRLRMATALATRKQGESPELSRIDTEAQRLEQMIGELLELSRMQANSHVTREEQPISSLWEAILSDAQFEAEQMKKKLSYSDIPNRSISGNPNLLMSAVDNIVRNAIYYGEDVIEVTMTEQGNQLNITVDDNGDGVPEEELEAIFRPFYRVSTARDRHSGGTGLGMTITESSIRQHSGTIVAKRSALGGLCVVITLPLVPVK encoded by the coding sequence ATGCGTCTTCCTAAGTTCAGCAGCCTCTATGGCCGTATTTTTGCTATTTTCTGGTTCACCATGTTTTTGGTGTTACTGGCGGTGCTCGCCCTTCCCCACCTTGACCCGCGTAAAGCACATGATATCCCAAGCGAACATTTCCAACGTATGCTGGAGGTGAAACACGACATCGAACAGCGCTACAAAAACACCTCAGACTTGGGACGCATCATCTTTGAGTTGGAAGGTGGAAATCGCTCTCCTCGAGATGGCAGACCACGTTACTTCTTGACCGACCTGGAAGGCAGCATTCTGACAACCCGCAGTCCAAAAGATTTCAAACTGAAAGCCCTACAAAACTTTATCACTACTATTGAAAGCCCCGAGCACCCCAAGCAAAAACTTTACGGACATTATTTGGTGGCGGGCCCTCTACCCATTACACTCGCCAATCAAAACTTGCTGGTGTACGTGGGGTTTAAGTGGAACGAACCACCGCCCTTTTTATTAAGAATGTTTGACCGGCCGTTTCAACTATTGCTGGCGGTAATGGTAGTCAGTACCCCATTGCTTCTTTGGTTGGCTTGGGCACTGAGCCAGCCTGCCCGTAAATTAGAACGAGCAGCTCAGCGTGTTGCCAATGGTGAGTTTGTTGTGGATCCCGAACTCGAAAAAGGCACTTCAGAGTTCAGGCAAGCTGGGGCGAGCTTTAACCAGATGGTGGAAGCCATCAATCAAATGGTCTCAGGTCAACAACGCTTACTCTCAGATATTTCTCACGAGCTGCGCTCCCCACTTACGCGCTTAAGAATGGCCACCGCCCTAGCAACACGCAAACAAGGAGAAAGTCCTGAACTTAGCCGAATAGATACCGAAGCTCAGCGACTTGAACAAATGATTGGCGAGCTACTCGAATTGTCACGCATGCAGGCCAACAGCCATGTGACGCGTGAGGAACAACCTATCTCTAGCCTGTGGGAAGCGATTCTCTCGGATGCCCAATTTGAAGCCGAACAGATGAAGAAAAAGCTCAGTTACAGCGATATTCCAAATCGTTCGATTTCGGGCAACCCTAATTTACTGATGAGTGCGGTGGATAACATTGTACGCAATGCAATTTATTACGGCGAGGATGTCATCGAAGTCACGATGACTGAACAAGGAAACCAACTTAATATCACGGTTGACGACAATGGTGACGGCGTCCCCGAAGAGGAATTGGAAGCGATCTTCCGACCGTTCTATCGCGTTTCAACCGCACGAGATCGCCATAGTGGCGGAACTGGACTTGGCATGACCATCACTGAAAGTTCGATTCGTCAGCACAGCGGTACGATTGTCGCCAAGCGAAGTGCTCTAGGTGGTTTATGCGTCGTGATCACTTTACCTTTGGTACCAGTGAAATAA
- a CDS encoding response regulator, translating into MAHILLIDDDTELTSLLKEVLSYEGFTVSEANDGEAGLAALTSEIDLILLDVMMPKLNGMETLKRLREHWETPVLMLTAKGEEIDRVIGLELGADDYLPKPFSDRELLARIRAILRRTQSNNHVKHSDCVQYQDLKVFPGKLEAYCNDQLLELTTTEFALLNHFVQHPGETLTKDELSMDVLGKRLAAFDRAIDMHVSNLRKKLPEREDGKPRIKTLRGRGYLLVEEG; encoded by the coding sequence ATGGCACACATACTTTTAATTGATGACGATACCGAACTTACCAGCCTGCTCAAAGAGGTACTCTCTTATGAGGGGTTTACTGTGTCTGAAGCCAATGATGGAGAAGCTGGACTTGCCGCATTAACCAGCGAAATAGATTTAATCTTACTCGACGTCATGATGCCAAAGCTCAACGGAATGGAAACCCTCAAACGACTTCGTGAGCACTGGGAAACCCCCGTACTCATGCTGACAGCAAAAGGCGAAGAGATTGATCGAGTGATTGGCTTAGAACTGGGCGCAGATGACTACTTACCTAAACCATTTAGTGACCGAGAGCTGCTTGCTCGTATCCGCGCAATCTTACGCAGAACGCAGTCCAACAACCATGTAAAACATAGTGATTGCGTTCAGTATCAAGATCTAAAAGTGTTCCCGGGCAAATTAGAAGCTTACTGCAATGACCAATTACTCGAACTCACCACCACAGAATTTGCTCTGCTCAATCATTTTGTCCAACATCCGGGCGAAACACTGACGAAAGATGAATTGAGCATGGATGTGCTGGGGAAACGACTGGCTGCTTTTGACCGAGCCATAGATATGCATGTCTCAAACCTTCGTAAAAAATTGCCCGAAAGAGAAGATGGCAAGCCGCGTATAAAAACGCTCCGAGGTCGAGGGTATCTTTTGGTTGAGGAGGGCTGA
- a CDS encoding CpxP family protein: MKTAKKLVLAAVVLPLTLGAASVFAYGGKNHHKGPQDECGLGFERGMMGQLDLTEEQQGKLNEMRKSGKDKWKGDFEAKRAEMQAHRAKVHALILADNFDKAAANELAKEMVEQQTERKVQMMERHHQMLSILTPEQKAKFTELQNERAGQCADRMQKRMNADK, from the coding sequence ATGAAAACTGCAAAGAAACTGGTATTGGCTGCTGTTGTTCTTCCATTAACACTGGGTGCTGCAAGTGTGTTTGCCTACGGTGGTAAAAATCATCACAAAGGTCCACAGGATGAATGCGGATTAGGGTTTGAGCGCGGCATGATGGGTCAATTGGACCTTACCGAAGAGCAGCAAGGAAAACTGAATGAGATGCGCAAATCAGGCAAAGATAAATGGAAAGGCGACTTTGAAGCTAAGCGCGCAGAGATGCAGGCGCACCGAGCTAAAGTGCATGCATTGATTCTTGCGGACAACTTTGACAAAGCCGCTGCTAACGAACTTGCGAAGGAAATGGTTGAGCAGCAAACAGAGCGAAAAGTACAGATGATGGAAAGACACCATCAGATGCTCAGTATCCTGACACCAGAACAGAAAGCGAAATTTACCGAACTGCAAAACGAGCGTGCAGGTCAGTGTGCCGACCGAATGCAAAAACGTATGAACGCTGATAAATAA
- the fieF gene encoding CDF family cation-efflux transporter FieF (FieF, a metal efflux transporter, is a member of the CDF (cation diffusion facilitator) family of transporters.) has product MKQEYARLVTMAAWTATIVATLLLVVKVGAWWVTGSVSLLASLIDSMLDIAASLVNLVVIRYALQPADREHTFGHGKAESLAALAQAMFISGSAVFLILNGVERFFRPHALQSPEYGVYVSLFAIVVTFGLVRFQKYVVKKTGSQAIAADSLHYESDLYMNAAIMLALGLSWFGIGQADAVFAIGIGGYILYSAFKMITEATQTLLDRKLPDEELKQIRECCLSVEGVLGVHQLRTRMSGPTRFIQLHLELEDQMPLLEAHHISDLVEESLLERFPGADVLIHQDPYSVVVGPERVQKSQGW; this is encoded by the coding sequence ATGAAACAAGAATATGCTCGTTTAGTGACAATGGCTGCATGGACCGCGACGATAGTAGCGACGCTTTTATTGGTGGTGAAAGTGGGTGCGTGGTGGGTAACTGGTTCAGTTAGCTTATTGGCGTCCCTTATTGACTCCATGCTTGATATTGCCGCGTCTTTGGTCAATCTGGTGGTCATCCGCTACGCCTTACAACCCGCCGATCGTGAACATACTTTTGGCCACGGCAAAGCCGAATCTCTTGCCGCATTAGCGCAGGCGATGTTTATTTCTGGCTCGGCGGTATTTCTTATCTTAAATGGTGTTGAACGATTCTTCCGCCCGCATGCCCTTCAATCACCGGAATATGGTGTGTACGTGAGCTTATTCGCTATTGTGGTGACGTTTGGTTTGGTCAGGTTTCAGAAATATGTTGTAAAGAAAACAGGCAGCCAAGCGATAGCCGCGGATTCGTTACATTATGAATCTGACCTCTACATGAATGCGGCAATTATGCTTGCCTTGGGGCTCAGTTGGTTTGGCATTGGTCAAGCAGATGCGGTATTCGCGATTGGTATCGGCGGTTACATTCTTTACAGCGCGTTCAAAATGATCACGGAAGCCACTCAGACATTGTTGGATAGAAAGTTACCGGATGAAGAGCTAAAGCAAATCAGAGAATGCTGTTTGTCAGTCGAAGGTGTCTTGGGGGTTCATCAACTGCGCACACGAATGTCAGGTCCGACGCGATTTATTCAGCTCCACTTAGAGCTTGAAGATCAAATGCCACTTCTAGAAGCACATCACATATCTGATCTTGTTGAAGAGAGTTTACTCGAACGCTTTCCCGGAGCCGATGTTCTTATCCACCAGGATCCATATTCGGTTGTTGTTGGCCCTGAAAGAGTACAAAAGTCTCAAGGTTGGTAA
- the pfkA gene encoding 6-phosphofructokinase: MIKKIGVLTSGGDAPGMNAALRGVVRTALSEGLEVYGVKDGYLGLYENRIEKLDRSSVSDVINKGGTFLGSARFPQFRDEAVREKAIENLKAHGIDALVVVGGDGSYMGAKKLTEMGYPCIGLPGTIDNDIAGTDYTIGYLTALNTVIDAIDRLRDTSSSHQRISIVEIMGRHCGDLTLMSAIAGGCEYIITPETGLDKEKLVSNIKDGIKKGKKHAIIALTELMMDANELAKEIEAATGRETRATVLGHIQRGGRPTAFDRVLASRMGNYAVHLLMEGHGGRCVGIQREQLVHHDIIDAIENMKRPVRHDLYKVAEELF, from the coding sequence ATGATTAAGAAGATCGGTGTTTTGACAAGTGGCGGTGACGCACCAGGCATGAACGCGGCACTGCGCGGCGTGGTTCGTACTGCTCTATCGGAAGGTTTAGAAGTATACGGTGTTAAAGATGGATACTTAGGCCTATACGAAAACCGTATCGAAAAGCTTGATCGTTCAAGCGTATCAGACGTGATCAATAAAGGTGGTACTTTCTTAGGTTCTGCGCGTTTCCCACAATTTAGAGACGAAGCCGTTCGTGAGAAGGCGATTGAAAACCTAAAAGCACACGGTATTGACGCACTCGTTGTTGTTGGTGGTGATGGCTCTTACATGGGCGCTAAGAAGCTGACAGAAATGGGTTATCCATGTATCGGCTTACCAGGCACGATCGATAATGATATCGCAGGTACGGATTACACGATTGGTTATCTAACCGCGCTGAATACCGTGATTGATGCGATTGACCGCCTACGTGATACTTCTTCATCACACCAACGTATCTCAATAGTTGAAATCATGGGCCGCCATTGTGGTGACTTGACTCTAATGTCTGCCATCGCTGGTGGATGTGAGTACATTATTACGCCAGAAACGGGTCTTGATAAAGAGAAGCTTGTAAGCAACATCAAAGACGGCATCAAGAAAGGTAAGAAACATGCGATCATCGCGCTTACTGAGCTAATGATGGATGCGAATGAGCTTGCTAAAGAGATTGAAGCTGCAACTGGCCGCGAAACTCGTGCAACGGTACTTGGTCACATCCAGCGTGGTGGTCGTCCTACTGCATTTGACCGTGTTCTTGCTTCTCGTATGGGTAACTACGCCGTACACCTACTTATGGAAGGTCATGGTGGTCGTTGTGTTGGTATCCAGAGAGAGCAACTGGTTCATCACGACATCATCGATGCGATTGAAAACATGAAGCGTCCAGTTCGTCACGATCTATACAAAGTGGCGGAAGAGTTGTTTTAA